One Brachybacterium aquaticum genomic region harbors:
- the obgE gene encoding GTPase ObgE has protein sequence MATFVDRVRLQVVGGSGGHGAASIRREKFKPLAGPDGADGGRGGDVILEVDASTTTLLEYHHKPHQRATSGGFGKGDMRHGARGEDLILPVPDGTVVSTEDGTVLADMVGIGTRFVAARGGSGGLGNAALSSPKRKAPGFALLGEPGQERTLVLELKSVADVALVGYPSAGKSSLIAAMSAARPKIADYPFTTLVPNLGVVEAGQHRYTIADVPGLIPGASEGKGLGLEFLRHIERCHVLVHVLDAAALESDRDPVSDLDTIEAELAAYASGLDEEAGARVPLMERPTVIVLNKTDLPDGADMADMVRERLGERDVPILDVSAVSRKGLRELSFLLGELVEQARAALPAPSAAPVVLTPEAVGEKDFEVVIEQYDGDTAFRVKGDKPERWVRQTDFRNDEAVGFLADRLAKLGVEDKLYAAGAVAGSTVLIGPGDDAVVFDWEPTMVGGAELLGRRGTDERLEDHHRPTREQKREEQKARTAARMDRLAAMEAERKAGHWADPAEEDGPR, from the coding sequence ATGGCCACATTCGTCGACCGCGTCCGGCTGCAGGTCGTCGGCGGCTCGGGCGGGCACGGCGCCGCCTCGATCCGCCGCGAGAAGTTCAAGCCCCTCGCGGGACCCGACGGGGCCGACGGCGGCCGCGGCGGGGATGTGATCCTCGAGGTCGACGCCTCGACCACGACCCTGCTCGAGTACCACCACAAGCCCCACCAGCGCGCTACCAGCGGCGGCTTCGGCAAGGGCGACATGCGCCACGGCGCCCGCGGCGAGGACCTGATCCTCCCCGTCCCCGACGGCACCGTGGTGAGCACCGAGGACGGCACGGTGCTGGCCGACATGGTCGGCATCGGCACCCGCTTCGTCGCCGCCCGCGGCGGCAGCGGCGGCCTCGGCAATGCGGCGCTGTCGTCCCCGAAGCGCAAGGCCCCCGGCTTCGCGCTGCTCGGCGAGCCCGGGCAGGAGCGCACCCTCGTACTCGAGCTGAAGTCCGTGGCGGACGTGGCGCTGGTCGGCTACCCGAGCGCCGGCAAGTCCTCCCTCATCGCCGCGATGAGCGCCGCCCGGCCGAAGATCGCCGACTACCCCTTCACCACCCTGGTCCCGAACCTGGGCGTGGTCGAGGCCGGTCAGCACCGCTACACGATCGCCGACGTGCCGGGACTGATCCCCGGCGCGAGCGAGGGCAAGGGCCTGGGCCTGGAGTTCCTGCGCCACATCGAGCGCTGCCACGTCCTCGTGCACGTGCTGGACGCCGCGGCGCTCGAGTCCGACCGCGACCCCGTCAGCGATCTCGACACGATCGAGGCCGAGCTCGCCGCCTATGCGAGCGGGCTCGACGAGGAGGCCGGTGCCCGCGTCCCGCTCATGGAGCGCCCCACCGTCATCGTCCTGAACAAGACCGACCTGCCCGACGGCGCCGACATGGCCGACATGGTCCGCGAGCGCCTGGGGGAGCGGGACGTGCCGATCCTCGACGTCTCCGCCGTGTCCCGCAAGGGACTGCGCGAGCTGTCCTTCCTGCTCGGCGAGCTGGTCGAGCAGGCCCGCGCCGCACTGCCCGCCCCGTCGGCCGCACCCGTGGTCCTCACCCCCGAGGCCGTCGGCGAGAAGGACTTCGAGGTCGTCATCGAGCAGTACGACGGTGACACCGCCTTCCGGGTCAAGGGCGACAAGCCCGAGCGCTGGGTGCGCCAGACCGACTTCCGCAACGACGAGGCCGTGGGCTTCCTCGCCGACCGGCTCGCGAAGCTCGGCGTCGAGGACAAGCTGTACGCGGCCGGGGCCGTCGCCGGCTCGACCGTGCTCATCGGCCCCGGGGACGATGCTGTCGTCTTCGACTGGGAGCCGACGATGGTCGGCGGCGCCGAGCTGCTGGGCCGCCGCGGCACGGACGAGCGCCTCGAGGACCATCACCGCCCCACCCGCGAGCAGAAGCGGGAGGAGCAGAAGGCCCGCACCGCCGCCCGCATGGACCGGCTGGCCGCGATGGAGGCCGAGCGGAAGGCCGGGCACTGGGCGGATCCCGCCGAGGAGGACGGGCCCCGGTGA
- a CDS encoding cytochrome ubiquinol oxidase subunit I: MEALDLARWQFGITTVYHFIFVPLTIGLSLLVAIMQTRAVLSKDPVRKDAWTRMTKFFGSMLIVNFGIGIATGIVQEFQFGMNWSEYSRFVGDVFGAPLALEGLVAFFLESVFLGLWIFGWGKMPERIHLLTIWAVAIGTMASAYFIIAANSFMQHPVGAVLNPETGRAELDPAQGSILSVLTNITTLAAFPHVISGAWLVASAFVVGVASWHMVKHHNKARELGLATPEGQEHHHAARDLYRPTVRFGVVAMFLSAIVLVISGDAQAKIMFEQQPMKMASAEAHCDTSSGVPFSILTVGGPDAFSTDCSGVTHLIGIPYVTSILATNDPSATLQGVDDLNAQYKEQFGETATDIHGNEVEVDYRPNLFVTYWSFRLMMGLAAFSGIVAFWALWATRGKGENARTTGSKAFQWFTVLAIPMPFLANSAGWVFTEIGRQPWVVHPNPDDPTIRLMTMQGVSSHPEWMVLTSMVAFTLVYGVLAVFWFRMMQKAALKGAPLPQRDPETAELDTPTLSFDY; encoded by the coding sequence ATGGAAGCCCTCGACCTCGCACGGTGGCAGTTCGGCATCACCACCGTGTACCACTTCATCTTCGTGCCGCTCACGATCGGTCTGTCGCTGCTCGTGGCGATCATGCAGACCCGCGCGGTGCTGTCCAAGGACCCCGTCCGCAAGGACGCCTGGACGCGGATGACGAAGTTCTTCGGCTCGATGCTGATCGTGAACTTCGGCATCGGCATCGCCACCGGCATCGTCCAGGAGTTCCAGTTCGGCATGAACTGGTCGGAGTACTCCCGCTTCGTCGGTGACGTGTTCGGGGCGCCGCTCGCGCTCGAGGGCCTGGTCGCCTTCTTCCTGGAGTCGGTGTTCCTGGGCCTGTGGATCTTCGGCTGGGGCAAGATGCCCGAGCGGATCCACCTGCTGACGATCTGGGCGGTCGCGATCGGCACCATGGCCTCGGCGTACTTCATCATCGCCGCGAACTCGTTCATGCAGCACCCCGTCGGCGCGGTCCTGAACCCCGAGACCGGACGCGCCGAGCTCGATCCCGCGCAGGGCTCGATCCTCTCCGTGCTCACGAACATCACCACGCTCGCCGCATTCCCGCACGTCATCTCCGGAGCGTGGCTCGTCGCCTCGGCGTTCGTGGTCGGCGTCGCCTCCTGGCACATGGTCAAGCACCACAACAAGGCCCGCGAGCTGGGCCTTGCGACCCCCGAGGGCCAGGAGCACCATCACGCCGCCCGCGATCTGTACCGCCCCACCGTCCGCTTCGGCGTGGTGGCGATGTTCCTCTCCGCGATCGTGCTCGTGATCTCCGGCGACGCGCAGGCGAAGATCATGTTCGAGCAGCAGCCGATGAAGATGGCCTCTGCCGAGGCGCACTGCGACACCTCCTCCGGGGTTCCCTTCTCGATCCTCACCGTCGGCGGCCCCGACGCCTTCAGCACCGACTGCTCGGGCGTCACCCACCTCATCGGGATCCCCTACGTCACCTCGATCCTGGCGACCAACGATCCCAGCGCCACCCTGCAGGGCGTGGACGACCTCAACGCCCAGTACAAGGAGCAGTTCGGCGAGACCGCGACCGACATCCACGGCAACGAGGTCGAGGTGGACTACCGCCCGAACCTGTTCGTCACCTACTGGTCCTTCCGCCTGATGATGGGCCTGGCGGCCTTCAGCGGCATCGTCGCCTTCTGGGCGCTGTGGGCCACCCGCGGCAAGGGCGAGAATGCCCGCACCACCGGGTCGAAGGCCTTCCAGTGGTTCACCGTGCTCGCGATCCCGATGCCCTTCCTCGCCAACTCCGCCGGCTGGGTGTTCACCGAGATCGGCCGCCAGCCCTGGGTCGTCCACCCCAACCCCGACGACCCCACGATCCGGCTGATGACCATGCAGGGCGTCTCCAGCCATCCCGAGTGGATGGTGCTGACCTCGATGGTCGCCTTCACCCTCGTCTACGGCGTGCTGGCCGTGTTCTGGTTCCGCATGATGCAGAAGGCCGCGCTGAAGGGCGCGCCGCTGCCGCAGCGCGATCCGGAGACGGCCGAGCTCGACACCCCGACCCTGTCCTTCGACTACTGA
- the rpmA gene encoding 50S ribosomal protein L27: protein MAHKKGASSSKNGRDSNAQRLGVKRFGGQVVGAGEIIVRQRGTSIHPGDGVGRGKDDTLFALTAGTVEFGRKRDRRVVSVVETV from the coding sequence ATGGCACATAAGAAGGGCGCAAGCTCCTCCAAGAACGGTCGCGACTCGAACGCTCAGCGCCTCGGCGTGAAGCGCTTCGGCGGCCAGGTCGTCGGCGCGGGCGAGATCATCGTCCGTCAGCGCGGCACCTCCATCCACCCCGGTGACGGCGTGGGCCGGGGCAAGGACGACACCCTGTTCGCGCTCACCGCGGGCACCGTCGAGTTCGGTCGCAAGCGCGATCGTCGCGTCGTCAGCGTCGTCGAGACCGTCTGA
- a CDS encoding glutamate-5-semialdehyde dehydrogenase encodes MVDLALPTADTVTDAVLAAARAARDAQPTLARLHRAEKDALLLAMAEALVARDAEIVAANALDLAAADEAGMAAGLRDRLALDPERITTIAQQLRDAAALPDPIGEVVRGSVLANGLELRQVRVPMGVIGMVYEARPNVTVDAAGLSLKAGSAVVLRGGSAALHSNTALIGVLRDVLVERGLPADLVVGIDEHGRDGVDVLMRARGLVDVLIPRGGAGLIRRVVENSLVPVIETGTGTTHVFVDASADLDQAEPIVLNAKTQRVGVCNALETLLVHRDIAEEALPRLAGPLAEAGVRLHADERAAALLGAAGTSAEVVPATEEDWDLEYLALELAVRVVDNLDEALAHIRAHSSGHTESILTRDLESQRRFLDEVDSAVVMANASTRFSDGGEFGFGAEIGISTQKLHARGPMGLPEITSTKWLVVGQGHVRP; translated from the coding sequence ATGGTCGACCTCGCCCTCCCCACCGCCGACACCGTGACCGACGCCGTGCTCGCTGCGGCCCGCGCCGCCCGTGATGCCCAGCCGACCCTCGCGCGCCTGCACCGCGCCGAGAAGGACGCGCTGCTGCTGGCGATGGCCGAGGCGCTCGTCGCCCGGGACGCGGAGATCGTCGCGGCGAACGCGCTGGACCTCGCGGCGGCCGACGAGGCCGGCATGGCCGCCGGCCTGCGCGACCGGCTCGCCCTGGACCCCGAGCGGATCACGACGATCGCACAGCAGCTGCGCGACGCCGCCGCGCTGCCCGACCCGATCGGCGAGGTGGTGCGCGGCTCCGTGCTCGCCAACGGCCTCGAGCTGCGCCAGGTGCGGGTGCCCATGGGCGTGATCGGCATGGTCTACGAGGCCCGCCCCAACGTCACCGTCGACGCCGCCGGGCTCTCCCTCAAGGCCGGCAGCGCCGTCGTGCTGCGCGGCGGCTCCGCGGCGCTGCACTCCAACACCGCGCTCATCGGCGTGCTGCGCGACGTGCTGGTGGAGCGGGGCCTGCCCGCGGATCTCGTCGTCGGCATCGACGAGCACGGTCGCGATGGGGTGGACGTGCTCATGCGCGCCCGGGGTCTGGTCGACGTGCTCATCCCGCGCGGCGGCGCCGGGCTGATCCGCCGCGTCGTCGAGAACTCGCTCGTGCCCGTCATCGAGACCGGCACCGGCACCACCCACGTCTTCGTCGACGCGAGCGCCGACCTCGACCAGGCCGAGCCGATCGTGCTGAACGCCAAGACCCAGCGCGTCGGGGTGTGCAATGCCCTGGAGACCCTGCTGGTCCACCGCGACATCGCGGAGGAGGCGCTCCCGCGGCTCGCCGGCCCCCTCGCCGAGGCGGGGGTGCGCCTGCACGCCGACGAGCGCGCCGCCGCGCTGCTGGGCGCCGCCGGGACGTCGGCCGAGGTCGTGCCCGCGACCGAGGAGGACTGGGACCTGGAGTACCTCGCCCTCGAACTTGCCGTGAGGGTCGTCGACAACCTCGACGAGGCCCTCGCCCACATCCGCGCCCACTCCTCGGGCCACACCGAGTCGATCCTCACCCGGGACCTGGAGAGCCAGCGGCGCTTCCTCGACGAGGTCGACTCCGCGGTCGTCATGGCGAACGCCTCGACCCGCTTCTCCGACGGCGGCGAGTTCGGCTTCGGCGCCGAGATCGGGATCTCCACCCAGAAGCTCCACGCCCGCGGCCCCATGGGGCTGCCCGAGATCACCTCCACCAAGTGGCTCGTGGTCGGGCAGGGGCACGTCCGCCCCTGA
- a CDS encoding Rne/Rng family ribonuclease, with the protein MAESTHNPAQDPSSQESPAAPPVRRRRRAGAPAGAPAFTPPAVPAPESTAPRTVVAPQSAEPLAPAPVSAPRKRRRAGAPAGAPAAVVPAAQEPAVEEPVVAEQPVVEEETPEQALSANPVVDDLRALASARGAASPAASPADAPAETAPTEDEDRARRREQVQMDFASLLFQAPTPQPRTTVGPQDAVDAEDTDEDEETGEQEETPSTSRRSRSRSRRSAQRAEGEAPAADGADHATSEDDDSSDEGDGDQDGAERSEGSGSSRRRRRRGGRGRRGRGRGDDDSPNDSQNGEDSEGVSDDAGSADGAEDSEGSDESDAETGDQGSGEGSGSSTGSSSRRRRRRRRSGSSSDDGSSPDDPPNTVVKVREARDEVKSVKGSTRLEAKRQRRREGRDAGRRRNVITEAEFLARRESVKRSMVVRERPGRTQIAVLEDDVLVEHYVAQKSQTSMVGNVYVGKVQNVLPSMEAAFVDIGKGRNAVLYAGEVNWDAAGLEGQPRRIELALKSGDPVLVQVTKDPIGHKGARLTSQISLPGRYVVFVPGGSMTGISRKLPDTERNRLKKIMRQIIPEDAGVIVRTAAEGASEEELTRDVERLRAQWEKIQKAQKSKSAPVALSQEPDIAIKVVRDVFNEDFTSLIVEGSKVYDDVHEYVSEVAPDLLERVTRHVGETDVFAKHRIDEQLLKAMDRKVYLPSGGSLVIDRTEAMTVVDVNTGKFTGSGGSLEETVTKNNLEAAEEIVRQLRLRDIGGIIVIDFIDMVLEANRDLVLRRLVECLGRDRTKHQVAEVTSLGLVQMTRKRVGQGLVETFSTTCEHCHGRGMVVDMDGEHGHQHGGGSGGNGGGGSNGGSGSEDSSKSSSRRRGRRGRGGAKDEDEQGVENGAEEQHGDVHRLADDEGSRALARATIASIAAASSGSHSHPEVVVDGQVVSVEEPEASDAPEAPSEG; encoded by the coding sequence ATGGCTGAGAGCACCCACAACCCCGCGCAGGACCCCTCGTCGCAGGAGTCGCCCGCCGCCCCGCCCGTGCGCCGTCGGCGGCGCGCCGGCGCCCCCGCCGGAGCCCCGGCGTTCACCCCGCCGGCCGTGCCCGCGCCGGAGAGCACCGCGCCGCGCACCGTCGTCGCCCCGCAGAGTGCCGAGCCCCTCGCTCCCGCCCCCGTCTCCGCGCCCCGCAAGCGCCGCCGCGCCGGTGCGCCCGCAGGGGCACCGGCCGCGGTCGTCCCGGCGGCTCAGGAGCCGGCGGTCGAGGAGCCAGTCGTCGCGGAGCAGCCCGTCGTCGAGGAGGAGACCCCCGAGCAGGCGCTCTCGGCGAACCCCGTCGTCGACGATCTGCGCGCCCTCGCCTCCGCGCGCGGCGCCGCGTCCCCGGCCGCTTCTCCGGCCGACGCCCCTGCCGAGACCGCCCCCACCGAGGACGAGGACCGTGCCCGCCGCCGCGAGCAGGTCCAGATGGACTTCGCCTCCCTGCTCTTCCAGGCGCCCACCCCCCAGCCGCGCACCACCGTCGGCCCGCAGGACGCGGTCGACGCTGAGGACACCGACGAGGACGAGGAGACGGGCGAGCAGGAGGAGACCCCCTCGACCTCCCGCCGCTCCCGCTCCCGCTCGCGCCGCTCCGCCCAGCGCGCCGAGGGCGAGGCCCCGGCCGCGGACGGCGCGGACCACGCGACCTCCGAGGACGACGACTCCTCCGACGAGGGCGACGGCGACCAGGACGGGGCCGAGCGCTCCGAGGGCTCCGGCTCCTCGCGCCGCCGCCGCCGTCGCGGCGGTCGGGGCCGACGCGGCCGCGGCCGCGGGGACGACGACTCCCCGAACGACTCCCAGAACGGTGAGGACTCCGAGGGCGTGTCCGACGACGCGGGCTCGGCCGACGGTGCGGAGGACTCCGAGGGCTCCGACGAGTCCGACGCCGAGACCGGCGACCAGGGCTCCGGCGAAGGCTCCGGCTCCTCCACGGGCTCCAGCTCCCGCCGTCGCCGCCGTCGCCGCCGCTCCGGCAGCTCCTCGGACGACGGCTCCTCGCCGGACGATCCGCCGAACACCGTGGTGAAGGTGCGCGAGGCCCGCGACGAGGTCAAGTCCGTCAAGGGCTCGACCCGCCTGGAGGCCAAGCGCCAGCGCCGCCGCGAGGGCCGCGACGCCGGTCGCCGCCGCAACGTCATCACCGAGGCCGAGTTCCTCGCCCGCCGCGAGTCGGTCAAGCGCTCGATGGTGGTGCGCGAGCGCCCGGGCCGCACCCAGATCGCGGTGCTCGAGGACGACGTGCTCGTCGAGCACTACGTCGCCCAGAAGTCGCAGACCTCGATGGTCGGCAACGTGTACGTCGGCAAGGTCCAGAACGTGCTGCCCTCGATGGAGGCCGCGTTCGTGGACATCGGCAAGGGCCGCAACGCCGTGCTCTACGCCGGTGAGGTGAACTGGGACGCCGCGGGCCTGGAGGGTCAGCCGCGCCGCATCGAGCTCGCCCTGAAGAGCGGCGACCCGGTGCTCGTGCAGGTCACCAAGGACCCCATCGGTCACAAGGGCGCCCGCCTGACCAGCCAGATCTCACTGCCCGGCCGCTACGTCGTGTTCGTGCCCGGCGGCTCCATGACCGGCATCTCCCGGAAGCTGCCCGACACCGAGCGCAACCGGCTGAAGAAGATCATGCGCCAGATCATCCCCGAGGACGCGGGCGTCATCGTGCGCACCGCCGCCGAGGGCGCGAGCGAGGAGGAGCTGACGCGCGACGTCGAGCGCCTGCGCGCCCAGTGGGAGAAGATCCAGAAGGCCCAGAAGTCGAAGTCCGCGCCCGTCGCGCTCTCCCAGGAGCCCGACATCGCCATCAAGGTGGTCCGCGACGTGTTCAACGAGGACTTCACCTCGCTGATCGTCGAGGGCAGCAAGGTCTACGACGACGTGCACGAGTACGTCTCCGAGGTCGCCCCCGACCTGCTCGAGCGCGTCACCCGCCACGTCGGCGAGACCGACGTCTTCGCCAAGCACCGCATCGACGAGCAGCTGCTGAAGGCCATGGACCGCAAGGTCTACCTGCCCTCCGGCGGCTCCCTGGTCATCGACCGTACCGAGGCGATGACCGTCGTGGACGTCAACACCGGCAAGTTCACCGGCTCCGGCGGCTCCCTCGAGGAGACCGTCACCAAGAACAACCTCGAGGCGGCCGAGGAGATCGTGCGCCAGCTGCGGCTGCGCGACATCGGCGGCATCATCGTCATCGACTTCATCGACATGGTCCTCGAGGCCAACCGCGACCTCGTGCTGCGGCGCCTGGTCGAGTGCCTCGGCCGGGACCGCACCAAGCACCAGGTCGCCGAGGTGACCTCGCTGGGCCTGGTGCAGATGACCCGCAAGCGCGTGGGCCAGGGCCTCGTGGAGACCTTCTCCACCACCTGCGAGCACTGCCACGGCCGCGGCATGGTCGTGGACATGGACGGCGAGCACGGCCACCAGCACGGCGGCGGCTCCGGCGGCAACGGCGGTGGCGGCAGCAACGGCGGCAGCGGCTCCGAGGACTCCTCGAAGTCGTCCTCCCGCCGGCGCGGTCGCCGCGGCCGCGGGGGAGCGAAGGACGAGGACGAGCAGGGCGTCGAGAACGGCGCCGAGGAGCAGCACGGCGACGTGCACCGCCTCGCCGACGACGAGGGCTCCCGTGCCCTCGCCCGGGCCACCATCGCCTCGATCGCCGCCGCCTCGTCCGGCAGCCACTCCCACCCGGAGGTCGTCGTCGACGGCCAGGTGGTGTCGGTGGAGGAGCCGGAAGCCTCGGACGCCCCGGAAGCGCCGTCCGAGGGGTGA
- the proB gene encoding glutamate 5-kinase produces MSVAELRQPSRLLTRGELADARRIVVKIGSSSLTDERGRLDQQRIDEIAEVASTLAARGTELVIVSSGAIAAALGPLGLEERPTAVERQQAAASVGQALLATAWSRAFAAHDRITGQVLLTESDVIRPQTYRNVRAALEALLELGTVPVVNENDTTATHEIRFGDNDRLAALVAQLLGADALILLTDVDALYTAPPDQPGAERIGEVEDVARLTGVNIGRVGSKVGTGGMVTKLSAAQLASTTGTAALMTSAQRFADAVFGEDVGTFFPAHHGRRRSRLVWLRFATRGAGTLHLDEGAADAVRSRRRSLLAVGVTDVEGTFPAGVPVDVAAPDGTLIARGLTAFSSDELRAMAGRGTDEAREVLGERFRRPAIHRDQLVVL; encoded by the coding sequence GTGAGCGTCGCCGAGCTGCGCCAGCCCTCCCGGCTCCTCACCCGCGGCGAGCTCGCGGACGCCCGCCGCATCGTCGTGAAGATCGGCTCCTCGAGCCTGACCGACGAGCGCGGGCGCCTGGACCAGCAGCGGATCGACGAGATCGCGGAGGTCGCCTCGACCCTCGCCGCGCGCGGCACCGAGCTGGTGATCGTCTCCTCCGGTGCGATCGCGGCGGCGCTCGGCCCGCTCGGACTCGAGGAGCGACCCACCGCCGTCGAGCGCCAGCAGGCCGCGGCGTCGGTCGGGCAGGCGCTGCTGGCGACCGCGTGGTCCCGCGCCTTCGCCGCCCACGACCGGATCACCGGGCAGGTGCTGCTCACCGAGTCCGACGTGATCCGTCCCCAGACCTACCGCAACGTGCGCGCTGCCCTGGAGGCGCTGCTCGAGCTCGGCACCGTGCCGGTGGTGAACGAGAACGACACCACCGCCACCCACGAGATCCGTTTCGGCGACAACGACCGCCTCGCGGCGCTGGTCGCCCAGCTGCTCGGCGCCGACGCGCTGATCCTGCTGACCGACGTGGACGCGCTGTACACCGCCCCGCCGGACCAGCCCGGCGCCGAGCGGATCGGCGAGGTCGAGGACGTGGCGCGCCTGACCGGCGTGAACATCGGCCGGGTCGGCTCGAAGGTCGGCACCGGCGGCATGGTCACCAAGCTCTCCGCCGCCCAGCTCGCCTCCACCACCGGCACCGCCGCGCTCATGACCTCCGCGCAGCGCTTCGCCGACGCGGTCTTCGGCGAGGACGTCGGCACGTTCTTCCCCGCCCATCACGGACGGCGCCGCTCCCGGCTCGTATGGCTGCGCTTCGCGACCCGCGGCGCGGGGACCCTGCACCTGGATGAGGGGGCGGCCGACGCCGTGCGCAGCCGCCGTCGCTCGCTGCTCGCCGTCGGTGTCACCGACGTCGAGGGCACCTTCCCGGCCGGGGTGCCGGTGGACGTCGCGGCGCCCGACGGGACCCTCATCGCCCGCGGGCTCACCGCCTTCTCGAGCGACGAGCTGCGGGCCATGGCCGGGCGCGGCACCGACGAGGCGCGCGAGGTGCTGGGGGAGCGGTTCCGCCGCCCCGCCATCCACCGCGACCAGCTCGTGGTGCTCTGA
- the rsfS gene encoding ribosome silencing factor, which translates to MSAPEESLDLARVAGQAAADKLAEEVIGLDVSELVVITDVFLVCSGDSERQVSAIADGVEEALLKERRRKPLRREGERDARWVLLDYGDIVIHVQHAEDRAFYALERLWRDAPVIDLQIDEGRPA; encoded by the coding sequence GTGAGCGCCCCCGAAGAATCCCTCGACCTCGCCCGGGTGGCCGGCCAGGCCGCCGCCGACAAGCTCGCCGAGGAGGTCATCGGCCTGGACGTCTCCGAGCTGGTCGTCATCACCGACGTCTTCCTCGTGTGCAGCGGCGACTCCGAGCGCCAGGTCTCCGCGATCGCCGACGGGGTCGAGGAGGCGCTGCTCAAGGAGCGCCGCCGCAAGCCCCTGCGCCGCGAGGGCGAGCGGGACGCGCGCTGGGTGCTGCTGGACTACGGCGACATCGTCATCCACGTCCAGCACGCCGAGGACCGCGCCTTCTACGCCCTGGAACGGCTGTGGCGCGATGCCCCCGTGATCGATCTGCAGATCGACGAGGGCCGTCCCGCGTGA
- a CDS encoding histidine phosphatase family protein translates to MRPAARGRLILVRHGQTDYNREGRLQGQVDIPLNARGVRQAEVLAGAIAQDPPDVIVASPLQRALETARAIGRACDREVITDPAFLERGFGQWEGLRGEEIHERWPAEHADWRAHRPVSGLGIEDRPEVGERVAGACRRLLAQNPGRTVMVVAHGAAITLGITALLGLDTNGFRGIAGLENCHRSVLEPVLTDPQEGLMRLLSHNVAPDFT, encoded by the coding sequence GTGAGGCCCGCCGCTCGCGGTCGGCTGATCCTGGTGCGCCACGGACAGACCGACTACAACCGTGAGGGCCGCCTCCAGGGACAGGTCGACATCCCCCTGAACGCCCGCGGCGTCCGCCAGGCCGAGGTGCTCGCCGGGGCCATCGCCCAGGACCCGCCGGACGTCATCGTCGCCTCCCCGCTCCAGCGCGCCCTGGAGACCGCCCGCGCCATCGGCCGCGCATGCGACCGCGAGGTCATCACCGATCCCGCGTTCCTCGAGCGCGGCTTCGGGCAGTGGGAGGGCCTGCGCGGCGAGGAGATCCACGAGCGCTGGCCCGCCGAGCACGCCGACTGGCGCGCGCACCGGCCCGTCAGCGGGCTCGGCATCGAGGACCGCCCCGAGGTGGGGGAGCGGGTCGCCGGCGCCTGCCGCCGACTGCTCGCGCAGAATCCCGGACGCACGGTCATGGTCGTCGCCCACGGCGCCGCCATCACCCTCGGCATCACGGCGCTGTTGGGTCTGGACACCAACGGCTTCCGCGGCATCGCGGGGCTCGAGAACTGCCACCGTTCGGTGCTCGAGCCCGTCCTCACGGACCCCCAGGAGGGCCTGATGAGGTTGCTGTCACACAACGTGGCTCCCGATTTCACCTGA
- the nadD gene encoding nicotinate-nucleotide adenylyltransferase: protein MEQLRRRIGVMGGTFDPIHHGHLVAASEVQSVFGLHEVVFVPTGRPWQKADQEISDPEHRYLMTVVATAANPVFTVSRVDIDRPGATYTIDTLRDLHAEHPDADLFFITGADALQNILTWKDTEEIFELAHFVGVTRPGHELDTSGLPDDGVTLIEVPAMAISSTDCRTRVAAGAPVWYLVPDGVVQYINKYALYPGGDGR, encoded by the coding sequence GTGGAGCAGCTGCGACGACGCATCGGCGTGATGGGCGGGACCTTCGATCCCATCCATCACGGCCACCTCGTCGCCGCCAGCGAGGTGCAGAGCGTCTTCGGCCTCCACGAGGTCGTCTTCGTCCCCACCGGCCGCCCCTGGCAGAAGGCCGACCAGGAGATCTCCGACCCCGAGCACCGCTACCTGATGACCGTGGTCGCCACGGCCGCGAACCCCGTGTTCACGGTCTCGCGCGTGGACATCGACCGCCCCGGCGCGACGTACACGATCGACACCCTGCGTGACCTGCACGCCGAGCACCCCGATGCGGACCTGTTCTTCATCACCGGTGCCGACGCCCTCCAGAACATCCTCACCTGGAAGGACACGGAGGAGATCTTCGAGCTCGCCCACTTCGTCGGCGTCACCCGCCCCGGGCACGAGCTGGACACCTCCGGACTACCCGACGACGGCGTGACCCTCATCGAGGTGCCCGCCATGGCGATCAGCTCCACCGACTGCCGCACCCGCGTCGCCGCCGGTGCGCCCGTGTGGTACCTGGTCCCCGACGGCGTCGTTCAATACATCAACAAGTACGCCCTCTACCCAGGAGGTGACGGCCGATGA
- the rplU gene encoding 50S ribosomal protein L21, giving the protein MVYAIVRAGGRQEKVSVGDTIVINRVAGEAGDSIELAPVLLVDGDKVTSAQDDLAKVKVTAEKVEDLRGEKIRILRYKNKTGYKKRQGHRQELTRLKITGIA; this is encoded by the coding sequence GTGGTGTACGCAATCGTCCGCGCAGGCGGTCGTCAGGAGAAGGTGTCGGTCGGTGACACCATCGTGATCAACCGCGTGGCCGGCGAGGCGGGCGACAGCATCGAGCTCGCTCCCGTGCTGCTGGTCGACGGTGACAAGGTCACCTCCGCCCAGGACGACCTCGCGAAGGTCAAGGTCACCGCCGAGAAGGTCGAGGACCTCCGCGGCGAGAAGATCCGCATCCTCCGCTACAAGAACAAGACCGGCTACAAGAAGCGCCAGGGCCACCGCCAGGAGCTCACCCGGCTGAAGATCACGGGCATCGCCTGA